From one Streptomyces sp. ICC1 genomic stretch:
- a CDS encoding AraC family transcriptional regulator, translated as MDVLSDVIALMRTGKPTSALVRWHAPWGQRFPAVPGAAGFQVVLSGSCHLVSEDGGPAVELRAGDVLFMPHGNGYTLLGAPDSAVAEPSCSAAAGPGGGPVLVSDTVGEPGAGPVTVTLCGGYRLDAELAHPLLRELPAVVRLSGGPDGVPGVAEAVALLAREADPARAGLGADTLVPALLDVLLLYVLRAHYEDGGPGGGAGAGAGTGTGAGAGAGAGGWAGALADPGIGAALTAMHREPQRPWTVASLGTRAGMSRAAFARRFHDLVGRPPLAYLTWWRMTTAARLLRTTDTPLAALAAGSGYSSEYAFAHAFKRAYGIPPGRYRAARPGGPFRSQH; from the coding sequence GTGGACGTGCTCAGCGATGTCATCGCGCTCATGCGGACCGGAAAGCCCACCTCGGCGCTCGTCCGGTGGCACGCGCCCTGGGGCCAGCGCTTCCCCGCCGTCCCCGGCGCGGCCGGCTTCCAGGTGGTGCTGAGCGGGAGCTGCCACCTGGTGTCCGAGGACGGCGGGCCGGCCGTCGAACTGCGCGCGGGGGACGTCCTGTTCATGCCGCACGGGAACGGCTACACCCTGCTCGGCGCACCGGATTCGGCCGTGGCCGAGCCGTCTTGCAGCGCGGCGGCCGGACCCGGCGGCGGCCCGGTGCTGGTCAGCGACACCGTCGGCGAGCCCGGCGCCGGTCCGGTGACCGTCACCCTGTGCGGGGGCTATCGGCTCGACGCCGAACTCGCGCATCCGCTGCTGCGCGAACTCCCCGCCGTCGTACGGCTGTCCGGCGGCCCGGACGGCGTCCCCGGGGTGGCGGAGGCGGTGGCCCTCCTGGCCCGCGAGGCCGACCCGGCCCGCGCCGGCCTCGGCGCCGACACGCTGGTGCCCGCGCTGCTCGACGTCCTGCTGCTGTACGTCCTGCGGGCCCACTACGAGGACGGCGGCCCGGGTGGGGGCGCGGGTGCGGGTGCGGGCACGGGCACGGGTGCGGGTGCGGGCGCGGGTGCGGGTGGCTGGGCCGGGGCCCTCGCGGATCCCGGCATCGGCGCCGCCCTGACCGCCATGCACCGCGAACCGCAGCGGCCCTGGACGGTGGCCTCCCTCGGCACGCGGGCCGGGATGTCCCGGGCCGCCTTCGCCCGCCGCTTCCACGACCTCGTCGGACGGCCGCCGCTCGCGTACCTGACGTGGTGGCGCATGACCACGGCCGCCCGCCTGCTGCGCACCACCGACACCCCCCTCGCGGCCCTGGCCGCCGGCTCCGGCTACTCCTCGGAATACGCCTTCGCGCACGCCTTCAAACGCGCGTACGGGATCCCCCCGGGCCGCTACCGGGCGGCGCGACCCGGTGGACCTTTCCGGTCACAGCACTAG
- a CDS encoding response regulator transcription factor, with amino-acid sequence MSIRVLVADDQTIIRTGLRIILNAQPGIEVVGEAADGREAVRLARELRPDVCLFDIRMPVLDGLEATRLVAGPGVADPLAVVVITTFDLDEYVYGSLRAGARGFLLKDTGPDLLAQAVRSASDGEALIAPSVTVRLLQAFADLPAGRPVAQPVSPVTAREEQVLLAVARGLTNAEIADALHISLSTVKTHLASLMAKLGARNRVEIAMWAYETRRILPGN; translated from the coding sequence GTGTCCATTCGCGTCCTCGTCGCTGACGACCAGACGATCATCCGCACCGGGTTGCGGATCATACTGAACGCCCAGCCCGGCATCGAGGTGGTCGGCGAGGCCGCCGACGGGCGGGAAGCGGTACGTCTGGCCCGCGAACTACGCCCCGACGTCTGCCTGTTCGACATCCGCATGCCCGTACTCGACGGGCTCGAGGCCACCCGGCTGGTCGCCGGCCCGGGCGTCGCCGACCCGCTGGCCGTGGTCGTCATCACCACCTTCGACCTCGACGAGTACGTCTACGGCTCACTGCGTGCCGGCGCCCGCGGATTCCTCCTCAAGGACACGGGACCGGACCTTCTGGCGCAGGCCGTACGGTCGGCGTCCGACGGTGAGGCGCTCATAGCGCCCAGCGTCACCGTCCGTCTGCTCCAGGCATTCGCGGACCTGCCCGCCGGCCGGCCCGTGGCCCAGCCGGTCTCCCCCGTCACCGCCCGCGAGGAGCAGGTGCTCCTCGCCGTCGCTCGCGGGCTGACCAACGCCGAGATCGCCGATGCACTGCACATCAGCCTCAGCACGGTGAAGACGCATCTGGCCAGCCTGATGGCCAAACTCGGCGCCCGCAACCGGGTCGAGATCGCGATGTGGGCCTACGAAACGCGCCGTATCCTCCCCGGAAACTGA
- a CDS encoding class F sortase, translating into MPRAKWVVGVLTVALLLTGLGVLRTTEGGGPAAPTAGDALPSRVLGLSGPRRLARQLESSGGHTTGKGARRPVRSSATPLPRSLPLRLVIRSLQVDVPLTGTTPAGPADGGPAGTDAPAGVGASPSGTASPGGSTPAGGPDRTEGAVWDSAGPAPGSAGTAVVSGDFLRLAELRRGQTVEIPRADRRTAVFTVYRVSPAGVSGRGGPAGRAQLRLISGETAVLARLTGHRRAPR; encoded by the coding sequence ATGCCCCGCGCCAAGTGGGTCGTCGGCGTACTGACGGTGGCTCTGCTGCTCACCGGCCTCGGGGTGTTGCGCACCACCGAAGGAGGCGGGCCCGCCGCCCCGACCGCCGGCGACGCCCTGCCCTCACGGGTCCTGGGGCTCTCCGGTCCGCGCCGGCTCGCCCGGCAGCTGGAGAGCTCCGGCGGGCACACCACCGGCAAGGGGGCCCGGCGGCCCGTACGGTCGAGCGCCACACCCCTGCCGCGGTCCCTGCCGCTGCGCCTGGTCATCCGGAGCCTGCAGGTGGACGTACCGCTGACGGGCACGACACCGGCCGGCCCGGCGGACGGCGGGCCGGCCGGGACCGACGCACCGGCGGGCGTCGGCGCTTCGCCGAGCGGCACCGCATCGCCCGGCGGCAGCACGCCGGCGGGCGGCCCGGACCGTACGGAGGGGGCCGTCTGGGATTCCGCCGGCCCGGCCCCGGGCTCGGCCGGCACCGCCGTCGTCTCCGGGGACTTCCTGCGCCTCGCCGAACTGCGGCGCGGACAGACGGTCGAGATCCCCCGCGCCGACCGGCGTACGGCCGTGTTCACCGTGTACCGGGTCTCCCCCGCCGGAGTCTCCGGACGCGGCGGCCCGGCCGGCCGGGCCCAACTGCGGCTGATCAGCGGAGAGACGGCCGTCCTCGCCCGCCTGACCGGCCACCGCCGAGCCCCCCGCTGA
- a CDS encoding MMPL family transporter, whose protein sequence is MLSKALLRLGTSAARHPWRVIAAWLIAATLAVLSAVAFGGRTADSMTAPGLDSQRAAELIERAGTGQEGMTAQVVVTPLDDGATFFDHGSARTALTRLQTEVKRLPHVLGTSDPAGALDTGGDTAVRGGLVSADGRIAVVRVQYPDQSRLSAEDLDALVDLGDRLRVELPLRIEMGGNLFYAFSDPDGGASELIGLLAAAAILFLVFGSLVAAALPIGMAVFGLTVGVATMTVLAGVTEVPTFAPVLGSMVGLGVGIDYALFVLARHREYLACGLDPQAAAGRAVATAGRPVVFAGGTVVVSILGLAVANVPFMTVGGLAVSIVVLTMVLASVTLLPAFLGAAGPRLARTGRIGRALQTRKLGRLARRRHPAAGAAHAAGWRRWIGHVSRHPVPYAVGAAGLLLTATLPVLGLRVGLPDDGSLPHSRTERRAYDLVAEGFGPGTNGPLVIAADSAGDPGVLDRLVGAVAADQGIASVAPAHIDRATGIATLVVFPTTSPQDKATADTIARLRTDVLPTAVGHGPARAHVGGAAASLSDVGQRTSQRLPVVVVAVLAMSFLLLMLVFRSILVPLKAVLLNLLSIGAAYGIMVTVFQWGWGGALIGLEATVPIVSFIPMFLFAILFGLSMDYEVFLLSRVREEYLRTGDNGTAIVEGVSRTARIITSAALIMVAVFLSFAVAEDPSTKMFGLGLATAIFIDATVVRMVLVPATMTLLGRTNWWLPRWLDRMLPRGPVGTYGTDADAESTG, encoded by the coding sequence ATGCTCTCGAAAGCCCTGTTGCGCCTGGGCACAAGCGCCGCCCGCCATCCCTGGCGGGTGATCGCGGCATGGCTGATCGCCGCCACGCTCGCCGTCCTTTCCGCCGTGGCCTTCGGCGGGCGGACCGCGGACTCGATGACCGCTCCGGGACTGGACTCCCAACGGGCCGCGGAACTGATCGAGCGGGCCGGCACCGGCCAGGAGGGGATGACCGCCCAAGTGGTCGTCACCCCCCTCGACGACGGTGCGACGTTCTTCGACCACGGCAGCGCGCGCACCGCTCTCACGCGGCTGCAGACCGAGGTGAAGCGGCTGCCGCACGTGCTCGGCACGAGCGACCCGGCGGGGGCACTCGACACGGGCGGGGACACCGCCGTGCGCGGCGGCCTTGTCTCGGCCGACGGGCGGATCGCGGTCGTCCGGGTGCAGTACCCCGACCAGAGCCGGCTGTCGGCCGAAGACCTCGACGCCCTCGTCGATCTCGGCGACCGGCTGCGCGTCGAACTGCCCCTACGCATCGAGATGGGCGGCAACCTCTTCTACGCCTTCTCCGACCCCGACGGCGGCGCGAGCGAGCTGATCGGTCTCCTCGCCGCGGCCGCGATCCTGTTCCTGGTGTTCGGCTCGCTCGTCGCCGCCGCGCTGCCGATCGGCATGGCGGTCTTCGGACTGACCGTGGGGGTCGCCACGATGACGGTACTGGCAGGGGTGACAGAGGTCCCCACCTTCGCACCGGTCCTGGGCAGCATGGTCGGGCTCGGAGTGGGCATCGACTACGCGCTGTTCGTTCTCGCCAGGCACCGGGAGTACCTCGCGTGCGGGCTCGATCCGCAGGCGGCGGCCGGACGAGCGGTGGCAACGGCGGGGCGGCCGGTGGTCTTCGCCGGCGGCACCGTCGTCGTGTCGATCCTCGGCCTGGCGGTCGCGAACGTGCCGTTCATGACGGTGGGCGGGCTTGCCGTCTCGATCGTCGTCCTGACCATGGTGCTCGCGTCGGTGACGCTTCTGCCGGCCTTCCTCGGCGCCGCCGGCCCACGCCTGGCCCGGACCGGCCGGATCGGCCGGGCTCTGCAGACCAGGAAGCTGGGCCGACTCGCACGGCGGCGCCACCCGGCGGCAGGCGCCGCCCACGCCGCCGGGTGGCGTCGCTGGATCGGGCACGTCAGCCGGCACCCGGTGCCGTACGCGGTCGGCGCGGCGGGGCTGCTGCTGACCGCGACGCTGCCCGTGCTCGGCCTGCGCGTCGGCCTGCCCGACGACGGCTCACTGCCCCACAGCCGTACCGAGCGCCGGGCCTACGACCTCGTCGCCGAGGGGTTCGGCCCGGGCACCAACGGTCCCCTCGTCATCGCCGCGGACTCCGCCGGTGATCCGGGAGTACTGGACCGACTCGTCGGGGCGGTCGCGGCGGATCAGGGCATCGCATCCGTCGCGCCGGCGCACATCGATCGGGCCACCGGCATCGCGACCCTCGTGGTGTTCCCGACCACCAGCCCTCAGGACAAGGCCACGGCCGACACCATCGCCCGGCTGCGCACCGACGTGCTGCCCACGGCGGTCGGGCACGGCCCGGCCAGGGCCCACGTAGGCGGCGCCGCCGCGAGCCTGTCCGATGTGGGCCAACGCACCAGTCAACGCCTGCCGGTGGTCGTCGTCGCGGTGCTGGCGATGTCGTTCCTGCTGCTGATGCTGGTCTTCCGCTCGATACTCGTACCGCTCAAGGCGGTACTGCTGAACCTGCTGAGCATCGGCGCGGCCTACGGCATCATGGTGACCGTCTTCCAGTGGGGCTGGGGAGGCGCACTCATCGGGCTGGAAGCGACGGTTCCGATCGTGTCGTTCATCCCGATGTTCCTCTTCGCCATCCTGTTCGGCCTGTCGATGGACTACGAGGTGTTTCTCCTCTCCCGCGTACGCGAGGAGTACCTGCGCACCGGCGACAACGGCACGGCGATCGTTGAGGGCGTCTCGCGCACCGCCCGGATCATCACCTCGGCGGCCCTCATCATGGTGGCGGTCTTCCTGTCCTTCGCCGTCGCCGAGGACCCCTCCACCAAGATGTTCGGGCTCGGCCTGGCCACCGCGATCTTCATCGACGCCACTGTTGTACGCATGGTGCTGGTACCGGCGACCATGACACTCCTCGGCCGGACCAACTGGTGGCTGCCGAGGTGGCTGGACCGGATGCTTCCCCGCGGCCCGGTCGGCACCTACGGCACCGACGCGGACGCGGAATCCACTGGGTGA
- a CDS encoding RICIN domain-containing protein yields the protein MVLAATGVGHAEPVNEPLAAAELLINSSGKCLEIENSSTANGAKAQQWTCVGQSGAYWKTVPAGSPAEFWIVNAKSGKCLEVENGWKHNGAPVQQWTCTPGVKHQLWMGAGPRPGGAAIMNSGTGKFLEVENSSGANGARVQHWQYAQVSGQAWRD from the coding sequence ATGGTGCTGGCGGCAACGGGAGTCGGCCATGCCGAACCCGTAAACGAGCCCCTCGCGGCAGCGGAGCTGCTGATCAATAGCTCGGGCAAGTGTCTGGAAATAGAGAACTCCAGCACAGCCAACGGAGCGAAGGCCCAGCAGTGGACGTGTGTCGGCCAAAGCGGGGCTTACTGGAAGACTGTTCCCGCCGGTTCCCCCGCCGAATTCTGGATCGTCAACGCGAAGAGCGGCAAGTGCCTTGAGGTCGAGAACGGCTGGAAGCACAACGGCGCGCCCGTACAGCAGTGGACCTGCACCCCTGGGGTGAAGCACCAGCTTTGGATGGGGGCCGGTCCCAGGCCTGGCGGCGCCGCCATTATGAACAGCGGAACCGGCAAGTTCCTTGAAGTGGAGAACTCCAGCGGGGCGAACGGCGCACGGGTCCAGCACTGGCAGTACGCCCAGGTGAGCGGTCAGGCTTGGCGCGACTAG
- a CDS encoding DUF6529 family protein, with product MSHARPALRRPEARLALALAFAAAAAVFVAVFLFGRANTPDYTATLFGQADADAVRLKAQLATGVLGLAALQLLLALWMYRRLPGVRRVPGPVPITHRIVGVVLFALTVPIAVHCVQAYGVQLTGSRVAVHSIAGCFFYGAFAAKVLLVQSRRLPGWALPLAGGALVVVVVVLWYTSALWHFNGDSVPVLSLGHHHLPPG from the coding sequence ATGTCGCACGCCCGGCCCGCTCTGCGCCGCCCGGAAGCCAGGCTCGCTCTCGCACTGGCGTTCGCGGCTGCCGCCGCGGTCTTCGTCGCCGTCTTCCTGTTCGGCCGGGCGAACACTCCGGACTACACCGCGACACTGTTCGGCCAGGCGGACGCCGATGCCGTGCGTCTCAAGGCACAGCTCGCCACCGGCGTCCTGGGGCTGGCCGCTCTCCAGCTGCTGCTGGCGCTGTGGATGTACCGTCGGCTGCCCGGGGTGCGCCGGGTGCCGGGCCCGGTGCCGATCACCCACCGGATCGTCGGTGTGGTCCTGTTCGCCCTCACCGTCCCGATCGCGGTGCACTGCGTTCAGGCGTATGGCGTGCAGCTGACCGGCTCGCGTGTCGCAGTGCACTCGATCGCGGGCTGCTTCTTCTACGGGGCGTTCGCCGCCAAGGTCCTGCTGGTGCAGAGCCGTCGCCTGCCGGGCTGGGCCCTGCCACTGGCCGGGGGCGCGCTGGTGGTCGTCGTGGTGGTCCTCTGGTACACGAGTGCGCTGTGGCACTTCAACGGAGACAGCGTGCCGGTGCTGTCGCTCGGACACCACCACCTGCCACCGGGGTAG
- a CDS encoding DegT/DnrJ/EryC1/StrS family aminotransferase: protein MSPQVQSVLAHAPGDAERRPHTYYKYPLTMPDATSAASLMTHLGRAGISTEQVYPHAVPHQPALREITHRTTDIAVTLDLLPRTVCLPLAPELTDEEADRVIQAVHDFQAATV, encoded by the coding sequence ATGTCGCCCCAGGTGCAATCTGTGCTGGCGCACGCGCCCGGCGATGCCGAACGGCGGCCACACACGTACTACAAGTACCCCCTGACGATGCCCGACGCCACCTCTGCCGCCTCCCTCATGACCCACCTGGGCCGAGCCGGCATCTCAACGGAGCAGGTCTACCCGCATGCCGTCCCCCACCAGCCGGCGCTGCGCGAGATCACCCACCGCACCACCGACATCGCTGTCACCCTGGACCTCCTCCCGCGCACCGTGTGCCTGCCGCTGGCTCCCGAACTCACCGACGAGGAAGCCGACCGCGTCATCCAGGCAGTCCACGACTTCCAAGCCGCAACGGTCTGA
- a CDS encoding histidine kinase: MLRDDLRTLWTEPRPPDAPARVRRDWALLAAVLAGVALEATLREQVVWRPVAVVFAVWLCLLPLWRRTRPQAMVTLAFGSVILLQVASLVAAPREPVGLYAGAVVLVLVYALPRWGSGREIVLGGAVILATGALCSVTDETPVLENVVGFVFLLLPGVVGAAVRFRVTARERQLEQVRSREREQLARELHDTVAHHVSAMVIIAQAGRVLAGTDPSAAVEALEGVEEEGARTLEEMRAMVAAMRDRGVGAELAPLAGVADLERLVRTPGGRLRVDLGLDGELDALPPAVDAAVYRIVQESVTNALRHAVDATELVVRVAAERHTVRVSVRDNGRRTGRGRDGYGLTGLRERATLLGGTLRAGPGTDRGWHVEAELPRARSESGVHSRPRR; this comes from the coding sequence GTGCTGCGAGACGACCTGCGAACCTTGTGGACCGAACCCCGGCCGCCCGACGCGCCCGCCCGGGTGCGGCGGGACTGGGCGCTGCTCGCCGCGGTCCTTGCCGGTGTGGCGCTGGAAGCCACCCTGCGCGAGCAGGTCGTGTGGCGGCCGGTGGCGGTGGTGTTCGCCGTATGGCTGTGCCTGCTGCCCCTGTGGCGCCGGACCCGCCCGCAGGCGATGGTGACGCTGGCGTTCGGCTCGGTGATCCTGCTTCAGGTGGCCTCCCTCGTCGCCGCACCGCGCGAGCCCGTAGGCCTGTACGCCGGCGCGGTCGTACTCGTGCTGGTGTACGCGCTGCCCCGGTGGGGATCGGGACGCGAGATCGTGCTGGGCGGCGCGGTGATCCTCGCGACCGGCGCGCTGTGTTCCGTCACGGACGAGACCCCGGTCCTCGAAAATGTCGTGGGCTTCGTCTTCCTGCTGCTGCCCGGCGTGGTCGGGGCTGCCGTGCGGTTCCGGGTGACCGCTCGCGAGCGGCAGTTGGAGCAGGTGCGCTCCCGCGAGCGCGAGCAGCTCGCCCGGGAACTGCACGACACGGTGGCCCACCACGTGTCGGCCATGGTGATCATCGCCCAGGCGGGCCGGGTGCTCGCGGGCACCGACCCGTCCGCCGCCGTCGAGGCGCTGGAGGGGGTCGAGGAGGAAGGGGCGCGCACGCTGGAGGAAATGCGCGCCATGGTCGCCGCGATGCGCGACCGCGGGGTCGGCGCCGAGCTGGCGCCCCTTGCCGGAGTCGCGGATCTGGAGCGCCTGGTGCGCACCCCGGGTGGTCGCCTCAGGGTCGACCTGGGGCTCGACGGCGAACTGGACGCGCTGCCCCCGGCCGTGGACGCGGCCGTCTACCGGATCGTGCAGGAGTCGGTGACCAACGCGCTGCGCCATGCGGTCGACGCGACCGAGCTCGTCGTCCGGGTCGCCGCGGAACGGCACACGGTACGGGTAAGCGTGCGCGACAACGGTCGGCGCACCGGCCGGGGTCGCGACGGATACGGACTTACCGGACTGCGCGAGCGCGCGACCCTGCTTGGCGGCACACTACGAGCCGGCCCGGGTACCGACCGGGGCTGGCATGTCGAAGCCGAACTGCCGAGAGCGAGGAGCGAGAGCGGTGTCCATTCGCGTCCTCGTCGCTGA
- a CDS encoding snapalysin family zinc-dependent metalloprotease, with product MSLGTWLKAGASAAAMVLAAAPGATAAPAPIPDASAAIVTLRYDDSRAGGWEAAITAGVASWNANVSNVRLVEAAPGVRAEIVIVATTGWPQATLGPVRPGRQVRVELGAQAVSQGYDKTRIAAHELGHSLGLPDTKPGPCSQLMSGSSPGTACTNAVPNATERSRVQNAYANGLAATVPTDGRVLIDAP from the coding sequence ATGTCTCTGGGCACCTGGCTGAAAGCAGGCGCATCCGCCGCCGCAATGGTTCTCGCGGCGGCACCCGGCGCGACGGCGGCACCCGCGCCCATACCGGACGCCTCCGCAGCGATAGTGACGCTCCGTTACGACGACAGTCGGGCCGGCGGTTGGGAAGCGGCCATCACGGCCGGGGTCGCTTCCTGGAACGCGAACGTCAGCAACGTTCGGCTGGTGGAGGCCGCGCCCGGGGTCCGGGCCGAGATCGTCATCGTGGCCACCACCGGCTGGCCGCAGGCCACCCTCGGTCCGGTCCGTCCCGGACGACAGGTACGAGTCGAACTCGGCGCGCAGGCTGTGAGCCAGGGGTACGACAAGACGCGCATCGCTGCGCACGAGCTGGGCCACAGCCTGGGCCTCCCGGACACCAAGCCGGGGCCGTGCTCCCAGCTGATGTCCGGGTCCAGCCCCGGGACGGCCTGCACCAACGCCGTGCCCAACGCGACCGAGCGGTCCCGCGTGCAGAACGCGTACGCGAACGGACTCGCGGCAACCGTGCCGACCGACGGCAGGGTACTCATCGACGCCCCCTGA
- a CDS encoding IS5 family transposase: protein MPERRRYPSDLSDARWELVEPVLTAWRSERRGRGLDIGRPPDHDLRSLLDAVLYVNRTGIPWRYLPHDYPHWNTVYAYFARWREEGVFDQLNSLLRRQVRRQEGREEEPTAFVIDSQSIKTSTNVPVSEQGIDAGKKIVGRKRSIVIDTVGLLLTVLVTAANVQDSIAGQTLIERVAVEHPTVRKTWVDGGYRQHLVEYAATLGIDMHIVRRDPTTRGFTVLPRRWTVERTLGWLMNHRRLARDYEACPHRSEAMIHLAMINLMTRRLTAESTPSWRGA, encoded by the coding sequence ATGCCTGAACGCCGCCGATACCCAAGCGATCTGTCCGATGCCCGGTGGGAGTTGGTCGAGCCGGTCCTGACCGCCTGGCGGTCCGAGCGCCGTGGCCGCGGCCTGGACATCGGCCGGCCTCCGGACCACGATCTGCGGAGCCTGCTGGACGCAGTCCTCTACGTGAACCGGACGGGCATCCCGTGGCGCTACCTTCCGCACGACTACCCGCACTGGAACACCGTCTACGCCTACTTCGCCCGCTGGCGGGAAGAAGGTGTCTTCGATCAGCTCAACAGTCTCCTACGCCGGCAAGTGCGCAGGCAGGAAGGCCGGGAGGAGGAACCGACCGCCTTTGTCATCGACTCCCAGAGCATCAAGACGTCCACCAATGTGCCCGTCTCGGAGCAGGGGATCGACGCCGGGAAGAAAATCGTCGGCCGCAAGCGGAGCATCGTCATCGACACCGTCGGGCTCCTCCTCACGGTTCTGGTCACCGCCGCCAACGTGCAGGACTCGATCGCCGGCCAGACCCTCATCGAGCGGGTCGCCGTCGAGCATCCCACCGTCCGCAAGACCTGGGTGGACGGCGGCTACCGCCAGCACCTCGTCGAATACGCCGCAACCCTCGGTATCGACATGCACATCGTCCGACGCGACCCCACCACCAGGGGATTTACCGTCCTGCCCCGCCGTTGGACTGTCGAGAGAACGCTCGGATGGCTCATGAACCACCGCCGCCTGGCCCGCGACTACGAAGCTTGCCCCCACCGCTCCGAAGCCATGATCCACCTCGCAATGATCAACCTCATGACCCGCAGACTCACCGCCGAATCCACCCCCAGCTGGCGCGGCGCATGA
- a CDS encoding alpha/beta hydrolase has product MTTVSPAARRALAVGLTLAACLTSSPVLATAAETPAQDSSGAGLDRYYHQHLNWGSCIKGPDDTTGRDLDQAGVQCADVTVPLDYADPRGRTITVAISRLKATDARHRIGAILLNNGGPGGPALQSPPQARASMKEVGARYDIVGFDPRFIGRSTALDCGLPVGMTWLSAGTGRAGFDRQVALQKSLADKCRATDAAVLPHITTRNTARDMDVIRGTLGERKISFLGYSYGTYLGTVYTQMFPGRHDRMVLDGAINPSDYRPRLLKGTERENEKALSDWAAWAAEHHDAYGLGRSRAEVLAAVDRIVAAAARGPLTIGAGADAFRIDDSQVPLLLFSGIADDTAPARASFGELLSVLAKAAEGRPTTVPPMLVPELRYVLRGEGEPTGAQSAVICGDVAAARDPELYWRDIERNRTAHPLFGALTNNINPCAFWDSPREEPTRVRRDAPALIVAATGDPRTTYKGSVELHKQLPSSRLVTLEGANRHALFGRYGNACVDDQVNRYLATGKLPARDQTCVKQAG; this is encoded by the coding sequence GTGACCACTGTCAGCCCCGCCGCACGCCGCGCCTTGGCCGTGGGCCTCACCCTCGCCGCCTGCCTCACGTCCTCCCCCGTCCTGGCCACGGCCGCCGAGACCCCCGCCCAGGACAGCTCCGGGGCCGGACTGGACCGGTACTACCACCAACACCTCAACTGGGGCAGCTGCATCAAGGGCCCCGACGACACCACGGGCCGCGATCTGGACCAGGCAGGCGTGCAGTGCGCGGACGTAACCGTGCCCCTGGACTACGCCGACCCCCGGGGGCGCACGATCACCGTGGCGATCTCCCGGCTCAAGGCCACCGACGCCCGCCACCGCATCGGCGCGATCCTCCTCAACAACGGCGGTCCGGGCGGTCCCGCGCTCCAGTCCCCGCCGCAGGCCCGCGCGTCGATGAAGGAGGTCGGCGCGCGCTACGACATCGTCGGCTTCGACCCGCGCTTCATCGGGCGCAGCACCGCGCTGGACTGCGGCTTGCCCGTCGGCATGACCTGGCTGTCCGCCGGCACCGGCCGGGCGGGCTTCGACCGCCAGGTCGCCCTGCAGAAGAGCCTGGCCGACAAGTGCCGGGCCACCGATGCCGCGGTGCTCCCCCACATCACCACCCGCAACACGGCCCGCGACATGGACGTCATCCGCGGCACGCTCGGCGAGCGGAAGATCTCCTTCCTGGGCTACTCGTACGGCACCTACCTGGGCACGGTCTACACGCAGATGTTCCCCGGCCGCCACGACCGGATGGTGCTGGACGGGGCGATCAACCCGAGCGACTACCGCCCCCGGCTACTGAAGGGCACCGAACGCGAGAACGAGAAGGCGCTGTCCGACTGGGCCGCCTGGGCCGCGGAGCACCACGACGCCTACGGCCTCGGCCGCAGCCGCGCCGAGGTGCTCGCCGCCGTCGACCGCATCGTCGCGGCGGCCGCGCGCGGTCCGCTGACCATCGGCGCCGGCGCCGATGCCTTCCGGATCGACGACAGCCAGGTGCCGCTCCTCCTCTTCTCGGGCATCGCGGACGACACCGCCCCGGCGCGGGCGTCGTTCGGCGAGCTGCTTTCCGTACTGGCCAAAGCCGCGGAGGGCCGGCCGACGACGGTGCCGCCGATGCTCGTCCCGGAGCTCCGGTACGTGCTGCGCGGTGAGGGCGAGCCCACCGGCGCGCAGTCCGCCGTGATCTGCGGGGACGTGGCCGCCGCGCGCGATCCCGAGCTCTACTGGCGGGACATCGAGCGCAACCGCACCGCGCACCCGCTGTTCGGCGCTCTGACCAACAACATCAACCCGTGCGCCTTCTGGGACTCGCCGCGCGAAGAGCCCACCCGGGTGCGGCGCGATGCCCCTGCACTGATCGTCGCCGCCACCGGTGACCCGCGTACGACGTACAAGGGAAGCGTCGAGCTGCACAAGCAGCTGCCGAGCTCCAGGCTGGTCACCCTCGAGGGCGCCAACCGGCACGCCCTCTTCGGGCGCTACGGCAACGCGTGCGTGGACGACCAGGTCAACCGGTACCTGGCCACCGGCAAGCTGCCGGCGAGGGACCAGACCTGCGTCAAGCAGGCGGGGTAG